The nucleotide window GGCCACGGACGGCAGCAGGGCCCACATCACGACCGTGCCGACGGCGAAGACCACGAGGCCGGGCGTCCCGCTGACGTACTGGCTGAAGGCGACGAGCGCGACACCCGTCAGACACCCGGCCGTCCGCCCGCGCGGGTAACGGGCGGGGAGCGGCAGGGGCACGAGGGCGGAGCCGTGCCGTTCCGCGCGCCCGAGCAGGACCGCCGCGCCCACCGTCACCGCGAAGGACAGCAGAAGCCCGCCGGCCGGCACCGGCCACGCCGCCCGCAGGTCGCCGGCGTCCAGGAGGTAACCGGTGAGCGGGATCCGGACGTTCGTGGACATCGCCGCGAGCAGCGGGAGGAGCGCGACGGCGGTGCCGGCCGCGGCAGGGAGCGCCGCCTCGCCGAGGGTGACCAGGGCACGCTGCCGCCAGGTCGCTCCCGGCAGCGGGCCGCCGCGGCGGTCGCGCCCGCCCGGGCCGACACGGGCGGCGACGACCAGCAGCACCAGCGCCGGCACCCCCGCCAGCACGCCCAGGGTGAGCAGCACCTGACCGAGCGGGCGCGCGTACAGGACCTCGCCCATCGGGTAGGTCTGCCCGAAGCCGCGCACCCGCGACCACGACTCCTGTGCACGGGAGTCGGGTGCATGGGCGGGTCTGACGTACGCGAGGCGCTCCGAGGGGGAGGCCAGACCGGATGTGCCGATCGTGCCCGCGTAGCGGCCGTAGCGGCTGGTGATCCGCTCCTGCTGTCCCTGCCGGACCAGCTCCGGCGACAGCATCGCCTCCCCGGGTGCCGGCCAGGCGGTCAGTCCCGGCGGGGGCGGGGCGCCGGGCTTCAGGGGTTCGACGAACAGCACGGTGTGCGGGACCCCGCCGACCGCGTCGAACCCCTCCCGCCACAGCGCGACGACCTCATGGGGCCGGTCGGTGAAGACCGGTCCCCGCGCCTGGTTGCGCGCCGCCCGCCCGTCGTAGGTGGCGACCGCGGTGAACGCCCCGACGGCGACCAGGGCGAGGGCCGCCGCGGCCGCGCACAGGGCCCAGAAGCGCAGCCGGTTCCCGGGGGTACCGCGCCCGGCCGTCCACCCGGCGCGCAGCAGCTGCCACCCGGGGCGCGCCTCGGGGGCGGCGGAACCCGTGCGGGGTGTCCCCGCGGTGGCCGTGCTCATGCCCCCACCCCCGCCGTGTCGTGCGTCAGCATGCCGGCGTCGAGCCGCAGCGTCCGGCCGGCCCGCGCGGCCACCGACGGGTCGCGGGTGACGACCAGCAGGGCACCGCCGCGCTCCCGGACCGCCGCGAACAGCAGCTCGGCCACGGCGTGGGCGTCCGGTGGATCGAGCCCGGCGGTCGGCTCGTCGGCGAGGAGGACGTCCGGGCCGGTGATCAGGGCCCGGGCGACGGCGGTGCGCCGGCGCTCGCCGTGGGTGAGCAGCCCGGCCGGGGTCTCCTCCTGGGGGACCCCCAGCTCGTTCAGGAGTGCCGCCGCCCGCCGGTACGCGTCCCCGTGCTCACCGCCGTCCAGGAGGAGGGGCAGCGCCACGTTCTCCACCGGGGTGAGTTCGGGCAGCGGCTCGTCGTACGGGAAGACCGTCCCCATGTGCTGCCGGCGTGCCCGGGCCCGCTGTCCCGCCGTCGCTCCGGTCAGCTCCCGGCCGCCGGCCCGGACGCTGCCGGCATCCGGCGTGACCAGCCCGAGGAGGCAGTGCAGCAGCGCCGATGTCGCGGCGCCGTCCGGTCCGGTGACGGCCACCGAGTCGCCCGGCCCGATCCGCAGGTCGACACCGTCCAGCAGTACGCGGGCACCGCGGCGGTGGCGCAGCCCCTCCACCCGCAGACCGGTCGGTTCTCCGGCTGTCACCTTCGTCGCTCCTTCGTCCGCGCCCGGACGCCCCGGGGCCGGCGTGAGACAGATGCGGAACACGGCCGCCGGGCCGGCCGAGGAACGGCCGGCCCGGCGGAAGAGACCGGGTCGGTGCTCAGGGAGCGACCCAGCCGGAGCAGTCGTCCCCGTCCCAGTCGTTCTCGTCGCAGGCCTGGAACTTGATGATGCGGGACCCGCTGCCGGAGTAGGCGGTCGTGCCGGGGCCGCTCTTGTTCCAGAGGGTCCGCTTGGTGCCGGCGCTGGCGGAGCGGTAGTACTCCGCCTTGGCCGGATCGCCGTCGTTGCTGCCGTCCTTGACGGCGATCTTGCCGGCGTCGCCGCCCGCCGGGGACCACGCGGTGGCGCCGCCACCGGTTACGGAGCGCGCGACCGCGCTGCCTGCGGGAACCACCAGCGCGGTGGCGAGAAGCGCTCCGGCGACGAACTTGAATCTGGACATCCGCTTACTTGTGGACATGTTGTTCCCCTCCCATGCCAAATGGCCGAACTTCGGCCTTAATTGGCGCGCCTGATCATTCATCAAGCCAGTTTGTGACTCAAGGGGAAAAATTTGGCCACCGTTTTGCGCGAAAACTCGCCACTTGAGGAGAATGCCCTCCGGTGGGGAGTGCCTACGAGGTATAAGCACACGGCTCGTTGGATACCGGCGTCACCCGTGGCCGGTATCTATCCCCTCGTCGACTGCACGTGGCGTGCGTGCGGGGCCCTGAACAAGGGCCACGATCAAGCCAGGTCTCCGGCCCGTCTACGCCGGATTGCGCACCCGCTCGTACGGCGGGCCGCGGCCCCACCCGTACGACGGATGCGCGCCCGCCGGTACCCACACCACGAGGAGACGCCCGTACGCGTCACGACGTCGCTCAGGGGTGGCTAGATCCCCACCGACAGCAGCCCGTCATGGCGCACCAGCCATGCCCGGTACGCCTCGCTCGCCCAGGCGATCTCCATGTACGAGGCGGTCAGATCGGCGAACAGGTCGTCCGCGGAGGCGGCCGGGGTGCCGTCCTGGCGGCAGGCCATGAGGAGGCGGACGGCCAGCGGGTCGCCGTACAGGGGGCGGATCGCCATCCCGTGACGGGAACGGGCGGTCGGCTGGCAGGGGGTGACCACCTCGCCGGCCGTGACGAGGTCGACCGCGGTGAGGTAGTCGCCGTGCACGACCCGGGGCGAGATGCCGGCCGCGCCCCAGATCCGGCGCAGCCCGGCCCATTCACCGTCCACGGTCGGGTCGACCATCCACTGGTCGTCGGCGAGGTCCGCCACCCGCACCACCGACGAGGCGGCGGCCGGATGGCTCTCCGCCAGCGCGATGAACTGCGGTTCCCTGGCGACGAGTTCCCGCTCGGTCAGACCGTCGGGGACCCGCAGCGGCGCGCCCTCGACCTCGTGGACGAAGGCGGCGTCGAGCTGTCCGGTCGCCACCATGTGCAGCAGTGCGTTGGCGGACACATCGGCCCGTATCGTGGTGTCCGTCTCCGGCAGCCGCACCCGCAGCCGCCGCAGCCAGCCCGCGACGGCGGGGCTGTTGGTGCTGCCGATGTGCAGCCGTGCGCCCCGTTCGTGGTGCGAGGCCGATGCGACTTCGTCGATAAGTGCCCGCATTTCGGCCACGATCGGCCGGGCCCGGCACAGCACCGAGTGCCCCAGCGGGGTGGGCCGGCTGCCGGTCGGCTCCCGGAAGAACAGCTGGCCACCGAGGGCTTTCTCGATGCGGTGGAGCTGGGTCGTCAGGGAGGGCTGGGTCATGCCGAGCTGCCGCGCCGCCTTGCGTACGCTGCCGGTGTCGGCGATGGCGCACAATGCGCGAAGATGCCTGACCTCTAGCTCCACGTCCGGAGCATAACGAGGTCGGCATACGTCACACCAGACTCTCAAACCTGCCTGAACTCCCATTTTTTTCCGGGGTATTGGCCTGCGCTATCGCCACCTGGCATCTCCGCCCGGCGGGCGAACTGCGTCCAGACTCAACGGCACCAAGAAATCCGCAGGGCCCCGGTCGCCGCCCCACACGGCGACCGTACGGCCCTCGGAAATTAAGGAGCCCCCCACATGAGATCTCCCAAGACAGCGCTGTCGGCAGCGCTGGGCCTGGGCCTCGCCGCCGCGCTCGCAGCCGCGGCGCCGGTATCGGCAGTCTCCCTCTCCTCCCCCGCCAACTCCCCTCGCAGCACCCCCGCTTCGATCGCCGCCTACCAGGGTTCGGCGGCCGAGAAGACCGACACCAAGGCATTCTTCGAAGCGGTGATCAAGTCGGCCCGGGCCAAGATGAAGGCCCACCCGGACGCGGCCTCGGTCACCGTCACCTACGACGCGAGTGCGGCGCCGACGTACAAGAGCCAGATAGCCGAGAGCGCCTCCATATGGAACGGCGCGGTGCAGAACGTGAAGCTGCAGGAAGGCAGCGGCGGCGACTTCCAGTACAAGGAAGGCGACGACCCGCGCGGTTCGTACGCCAGCACCGACGGCCACGGCAAGGGCTATGTCTTCCTGGACCACAAGCAGAACCAGGAGTACAACTCCACCCGCGTGGCCGCGCACGAGACCGGCCATGTGCTGGGCCTGCCGGACCACTACGAGGGCCCGTGCAGCGAGCTGATGTCCGGCGGCGGCCCCGGCACGTCCTGCCAGAACACCCAGCCGGACGCCAACGAACGCGCCAAGGTGGACCAGCTCTGGGCCAAGGGCCTGGCGGGCATCCGCCTCGGCACGGCCTCCTGATCCACCCGGAGACGCTCCGCATCTCACGGAGTCCGGCGGTGGCCCAGCGGTCCCGGCCCGGCTGACGCCGGCCGGATCCGCGTACGGCCTGGGACTGACGAGTACCGGTACCTGGCGGACGGCGCTCGTAACCCCACCAGTCCTCGCATCTTCGCGCCGCCCGTGCGGTGGGGCTCGTCACGACGAGCCCCACCGCTTTCGTCCGTCCGCGACCGGCCCCGTCAGCCCCACAGCGCCTGCGCGCCGGCCGCACCGGCGAACGCGGCCACGAGCCCGGCCAGGACGCTCGCCGCGACATTGGCCGCGGCCAGGCCCCGCGCCCCGTCGACCGCCAGCCGCAGCGTCTCGTAGGAGAACGTCGAGTACGTGGTCAGCGCCCCGCACAGGCCGGTGCCCAGGAGCAGTTGGAGGTACGAGGAGGCGGCGCCGGAGACGGCCGCGCCGGTCAGCGCCCCGAGGATCAGGGAACCGGCGACATTGACGGCGAACGTCCCCCAGGGGAAGACCGTGTCGTGCCGGGACTGTACGGCGCGGTCGGTCAGGAACCGCAGCGGCGCCCCGACCATGGCACCGGCGACCACCAGCAGCCAGTTCACCCGCGCCCACCCCGCTCCGCGTACCAGGGTGCGCCGAGGGGACGTGCCGTGCCTGCTGTCATACCGTTCGCCGCCTCAGTACGAGAAGTGCGCGGGTGCCCGCCACCGCGGCCCAGACGGCCGCGAGGGCGACGAGCACGGTGACCGCGAGATACGCCATGGCCGCGGCCGGCCGGCGGGCCTCGACCAGCCGCTGGATGTCGACGGCGTAGGTGGAGAAGGTGGTGAAACCGCCGAGGATGCCGGTGCCGAGGAAGGGGCGCACCAGGTGGTGGGACGGGCGGGCCTCGGTGATCACCACCATCAGGAGACCCATCAGCGCGCAGCCGACGGCGTTGACGGTCAGGGTGGTCCAGGGGAAGGCCCCCCGGGCGGTGGGCCAGAGCAGCGCGGCGCCGTAACGGGCCGTGGCGCCGATGCCGCCGCCCACGGCCACCACGCCGATCACCGGCCACTGGCCCCGCCAGGGCGCCGGCCTGCGGCGTCGCTCGTTCATGGTTCTCCCGGGATCATCGGCGGATCAGGCTACCCCCGCCCCGGTGCACCGGCCACGCACGGGGCGGCCGTTCCCGCCGCGGGCGGGGCGGGCCGCGCCGCCGGGGCCGTCGGTGCGGGCTGCGGCCGGCCGATGTTCCGGGCCAGCAGCTCGGTGGCCTCCCTGACCCCGATCTCACCGCCGGGCTCCCCGGGGGCCGGCAGCCGTCCGTCCGCGTACGTCAGCTCGGCCATCGCGGTCTCCATTGCCCGGTGCGCGGCGAACAGGCACGGGGTGCTGTAGATGGCCACGTCGACGCCGAGTCCGGTCAGTTCGGACAGCGAGAGCCGCGGGGACTTCCCGCCCGCGATCTGGTTGAACAGCAGCGGCTTGTCACCGGTGACCGTACGGATGCGGCGGATCCACTCGACGCTGCGCACCCCGTCCACGAGCACCACATCCGCGTCCGTGGCGGCCAGCGCCGCGGCCCGCCGCAGGATGTCGCCCTCCTCCGTGGCGTCCGTACGGGCCACGACGACCAGATCGCTGCGGGCGGCGAGCACCTGGTGCAGCTTCTCCAGATACTCCTCCAGCGGCAGCACCAGCTTGCCGTCCGCGTGCCCGCACCGGCGCGGCCGCTTCTGGTCCTCCAGGATCACCCCGCTCGCGCCGCTGCGCTCCAGGCGCCGCACCACATGGCAGGCCACTTCGGGGTCGACATAGCCGTCGTCGATGTCCACCAGCAGATGGTGACGGGGGAAGGCGCCGCGCAGCCGCTCCACGAAGGCGGCCATGTCGGGCCAGGCGATGAACCCGATGTCGGGAAGCCCGTAGTACGAGGCGGCGAAGCCGAAGCCGGACACGAAGAAGCCGTCGTAGTGGCCGGCGGCGATCGAGGCCGAGTACATGTCGTGGACGCCGATCAGTGGCGTCGTCCCCTCGGCGGCGATCTCGTCGCGCAGCGCTTGTCCGTACCGCAATGTGGTGCTCCTTAACAGAACCGGCAGCGAGGGCCGGTCCGGTGCCCGGGGCGTGCCCGGGAGCGCGAGAAGGCCCCGGGGCGCGAGGGCCCGGCACCGGAGAACTGGTCAGGGGCATGGTGGTCCAGGGCACCGCCCAAATCGCCGTAACACGCCACGGCCGGGCGGCGCTTTCTCAGTTCTTACCGCTCTTACTGCTCTTACCGCTCTTATCCGCTCCTATCCGCTCTTACCGGCGGCGCGCGGCTACAGCCAGCCGTTCCGCTTGAAGCCGCGGTGGATCACCCAGCAGGCGGCGAAGATCAGCACCATCACCAGCGGATACCCGAACGTCCAGTGCTTTTCCGGCATATGGTCGAAATTCATGCCGTAGACGCCGCAGACCATGGTCGGCACGGCCAGGATCGCGACCCAGGCGCTGATCCGGCGCATGTCCTCGTTCTGGGCGACGGTGACCTGGGCGAGATGGGCCTGGAGTATGGAGTTGAGCAGTTCGTCGAAGGCGGTGATCTGTTCGGTGACCCGGTCGAGGTGGTCGGCGACGTCCCGGAAGTACGTGGTGATCCGGGGGTCGACCTCCCGCATGGGCCGCGTCGCCAGCTCCTGCATCGGCCCGTCCAGGGGGGCCACCGCACGCCGCAGTTCCAGCAGTTCGCGCTTGAGCTGGTAGATCCGGCCGGCGCCACCGCTGCCGCGGACCGAGAAGACCTCGCTCTCGACGTCGTCGATGTCGATCTGCACGTCGGCCGTCACCTCGAGGTAGTCGTCCACGACGAGGTCGGCGACGGCGTGCAGCACGGCGGACGGGCCGAGCGCCAACTGCTCCGGCACGGACTCCAGTTGCTCGCGCAGCGGACCCAGCGAGCCGTGCCCGCCGTGCCGCACGGTGATCACGAAGTCGGTGCCGGTGAAGACCATGATCTCGCCGGTCTCGACGACTTCGCTGCTGTCGGTGAGCCGGTCGTGCTCGACATAGCGGACGGTCTTGAAGACGGTGAACAGCGAGTCGTCGTAGTGCTCCAGCTTGGGCCGCTGATGGGCCTGGACCGCGTCCTCGACGGCGAGCGGGTGCAGCCCGAACAGCTCGACAATTCCGGCGAATTCCGCCTCGGACGGCTCATGCAGGCCGATCCAGACAAATCCATTGCCGGAGTCGCGGACCCGCCGGATCGCCACATCGGCCGGGTGGTCGCCGTTCTGCCGTACACCGTCCACGTAGACCGCGCAGTTCACCACCGCGGTGCCGAGCGGCGAACGGGCCGGGTGGCTGAGGTCGACCCCCCGGGTGCGCGGCTGCGGCAGCCGGACGGCCTTACGGAGATTGCTGATCATCGACACCGGGCCAGTATGGCCCGCGAGGGCCCGGCAGCGGTACGGCGAAGCGCCCGTTTTTACTCGGCGTGGCGGCACGGAAACCCCCGGTGGCCACACACGGTCGGGGCCGCCCGCCGGCCCGGGCGCACCCGCCGGCGGCCAACTCCGGCGATCCCGCCGGACTTTCACCGGGGCACCGCGGCCGCCGGGCCCCGCCGGTGACCGACCCCGGAACGGCGGCCCGGCGCGCGGCGGGCACCATCGGTCCCATGAGTGAGACATCGGCGCGGCTGCTGCGGCTGCTGTCCCTGCTGCAGGCCCCGCGCGAATGGCCCGGCAGCGAGCTGGCCGGGCGGCTGGGGGTCACCTCCCGGACGGTCCGCCGCGACATCGAGCGGCTGCGCGAGCTGGGCTACCCCGTGCACGCCACGCTGGGCAAGGAGGGCGGCTACCGGCTGGCCGCGGGCACCGCGATGCCCCCGCTGCTGCTGGACGACGAGGAGGCGGTGGCCATCGCGGTGGGGCTGCGCGCGGCCGCCGGCCAGGCCGTCACGGGGATCGAGGAGGCGTCCGTGCGGGCGCTCGCCAAACTCGAACAGGTCCTGCCGGCCCGGCTGCGGCGGCGGGTGGGCGCCCTCGGCGCGGCCACCGTGCCGCTGCCGGCCGGCGACGGCCCGGCCGTCGATCCCGAGCTGCTGTCGGTGCTCGCCGCGGCCGTCGCGGGCCAGGAGCGGCTGCGTTTTCGCTACCGGGCGGGCGCCGGTCCCCGCAGCAGCCGCCTGGTGGAGCCGCACCGGCTGGTCGCGTCGGGGCGCCGCTGGTACCTCGTGGCGTACGACAACGACCGGGAGGACTGGCGGATCTTCCGGGTGGACCGGCTGAGCGAGCCGTTCCCCACCGGCGTGCGGACCCCGCCGCGCACACCGCCCGCCGCCGACGCGGGGGCCTATGTCCGCGAGCGGATGCAGGGGATGGCGGCGGTCCACCGGGCGGTGGCGACCGTGCGGGCGCCGGCCGCGGAGGTGGCCGCCCGGCTGGGCGGTCCCGCCGCCGGCACGGTCGAACCGCTCGACGAGGCCTCCTGCCGCTGGCGCAGCGCCCCCGATTCGCTGGAGTGGCTGGCGCTCCGGCTGGCCGTCCTGGGGCACGAGTTCACCGTGCACGAGCCGCCGGAGCTGGCCGCGTATCTGCGGGCGATGGGCGCCCGGGTGCGCCGCGCGGCCGGCGCCGCGGAGGCGGACGACGGGGAGGGTGAGCGGTGACACAGGACCGGAATACCCCACGGGGGTATATGGTTCTCCTGAGGGACAGGGACCCGCGGCACACCGAGGAGCAGCCATGACCACCGCGATCGGAGAGCACGGCGTCGAGTTGCAGATCGGCGGGATGACCTGCGCCTCGTGCGCCGCCCGCATCGAGAAGAAGCTCAACCGGATGGAGGGCGTCACCGCCACCGTCAACTACGCCACCGAGCGGGCGAAGGTGACCCTCGCGGAGGGCAGCGGCGTCGGCACCGCGGACCTGATCGCCACCGTGGAGAAGACCGGCTACACCGCCGTGCTCCCCCGGCCGCCGGCCGCCGCCCCGGCTGCTGCACAACGCTCCGGCGGCGAGGCCCGCGGCACGGCGGACAGCGCGGACGAAGCAGCGGGCACGCCCGGCGGTGCCGCCGACCCGCTCGCCGCGCTCCGCCAACGGCTGCTGATCTCGCTCGTGCTCTCCGTCCCGGTGGTGCTGATGGCGATGGTGCCGCCGCTGCAGTTCACCTACTGGCAGTGGCTGTCGCTGACGCTGGCCGCGCCGGTGGTGGCGTACGGCGCCTGGCCCTTCCACCGGGCGGCCTGGACGAATCTGCGGCACGGCGCCGCCACGATGGACACCCTGATCTCGATGGGCACCCTCGCCGCCATGGGCTGGTCGCTGTGGGCGCTGTTCTTCGGCACCGCCGGGATGCCGGGGATGACCCACCCCTTCGAGCTGACCCTCACCCGCACCGACGGCGGCAGCGCCCTCTACCTGGAGGCCGCGGCCGGCGTCACGACCTTCATCCTGGCCGGCCGCTATGCCGAGGCCCGCGCGAAGCGGACGGCGGGTGCGGCGCTGCGGGCGCTGCTGGAGCTGGGCGCGAAGGACGTCACCGTGCTGCGCGAGGGCCGCGAGATCCGGGTGCCGACCGCCGAGCTGCGTATCGGTGACCGCTTCACCGTCCGGCCCGGGGAGAAGATCGCCACCGACGGAACGGTGCGGGAGGGCTCCTCCGCCATCGACGCCTCGATGCTCACCGGCGAGTCCGTGCCGGTCGAGGTCTCCCCCGGCGACACCGTCACCGGCGCCACCGTCAACGCGGGCGGCCGGCTGGTCGTCGAGGCCACCCGGGTCGGCGCGGACACCCAGCTCGCCCGGATGGGACGGCTGGTCGAGGAGGCGCAGAACGGGAAGGCCGCGGCGCAGCGGCTGGCCGACCGGATCTCCGCGGTCTTCGTCCCGGTCGTGATCGCGCTCGCCCTGGGCACCCTCGGCTACTGGCTGGCCACCGGCGCGGGCGCGGCGGCCGCCTTCACCGCGGCCGTCGCGGTCCTGATCATCGCCTGTCCGTGCGCGCTGGGTCTGGCCACCCCCACCGCACTGATGGCCGGCACCGGACGCGGCGCCCAGCTCGGCATCCTGCTCAAGGGACCCGAGGTGCTGGAGTCGACCCGGCGGGTGGACACCGTCGTCCTGGACAAGACCGGCACGGTCACCACCGGCGTGATGACGCTGACCGAGGTCCATCTCGCCGAGGGCGCCACGGAAGCCGAGGTGCTGCGGCTGGCCGGCGCGCTGGAGCACGCCTCCGAGCACCCCGTCGCCCGCGCCGTCGCCACGGAGGCCGCGGCCCGCACCGGCACCCTGCCCGCCCCCGCCGCGTTCGCGAACGTCCCGGGCCTGGGCGTGACCGGAGAGGTCGAGGGGCACGCCGTCGTGGTGGGCCGCGCCCAGCTGCTGGAGCGGTGGGAGCAGCCGCTGCCGCCCGCGCTGGCGACTGCCCGGGCGGAGGCCGAAGCCCGGGGCCGTACCGCGGTGGCCGTCGGCTGGGACGGCGCGGCGCGCGCGGTCCTGGTGGTGTCCGACGCGGTGAAGCCCACCAGCGCGGAGGCGGTGCGCCGGCTGCGCGCGCTGGGGCTGACCCCGGTGCTGCTGACCGGCGACAACCGGGCCGTCGCGGCGTCGGTCGCGGCCGAGGTCGGGATCGACGAGGTGATCGCCGAGGTCCTGCCCGAGGACAAGGTGGCGGTGGTGGAGCGGCTGCGGTCCGAGGGCCGCTCGGTCGCCATGGTCGGCGACGGCGTCAACGACGCGGCCGCGCTGGCCACCGCCGACCTGGGGCTGGCGATGGGCACCGGCACCGACGCCGCCATCGAGGCCGGTGACCTCACCCTCGTCCGGGGCGATCTGCGGGCCGCGGCGGACGCCATCCGGCTGGCCCGCGCCACCCTCGGCACCATCCGGACCAATCTGTTCTGGGCCTTCGGCTACAACGTGGCAGCGCTGCCGCTGGCCGCGGCCGGGCTGCTCAACCCGATGATCGCCGGTGCCGCGATGGCCTTCTCGTCGGTCTTCGTCGTCGGCAACAGCCTGCGGCTGCGCCGCTTCCGGGCGCTCGCCGGGTAGCCGCGGGGACGCGCCCGCGGGCGGAGCAATACCCCCCGCGGGTCCCCGCGCTGCCGTTGGACCGGGCGGGCTGCTGCCCCTGTGCGATCCCGCGCCGCCGCCCGTGGGCGCCCGCGCTGTCCGCTGCGCCGGGCCCACGGGCCGGGCGCGGCGGACAGCGGGTAGCCCCCGGTTCTGACAACTGTCTCCAGTTCTGACGACGGAACCTTGGCAGTTCACGCAGCCACCGGCCGGGTGCGAGGGGTGAGACTGGTGACATACCGCCCACGACGTACAGGGGAACTCATGACCGGGTCACGCATCCTGGCCCTCGGCCATTACCAGCCCTCCGGCGTGCTCACCAACGAGGACCTGGCAAGGATCGTCGACACCGACGACGCCTGGATCCGCAGCCGGGTCGGTATCCGCACCCGCCATGTCGCCGCTCCGGACGAGACCGTGGACTCGATGGCGGCCGCCGCCGCGGCCAAGGCGCTGGCCGCGAGCGGACTGGCCCCGCAGGACATCGACCTGGTGCTGGTCGCCACCTGCACGGCCGCCGACCGCAGCCCCAACGCCGCCGCCCGGGTCGCCGCCCGGCTCGGCCTCGGCGCCCCGGCCACGATGGACCTCAACGTCGTCTGCTCCGGCTTCACCCATGCGCTGGCCACCGCCGACCACGCCATCCGGGCCGGTTCCACGACCCATGCGCTGGTCATCGGCGCGGAGAAGTTCACCGACGTCGTCGACTGGACCGACCGTTCGACCTGTGTGCTGGTCGGTGACGGGGCGGGCGCCGCCGTGGTCAGCGCCTCGCCCGAGCCGCAGATCGGGCCGGTGCTGTGGGGCTCGGTGCCGCAGATGGGCGGTGCGGTCCGTATCGAGGGCGAGCCGGCCCGCTTCTCCCAGGAGGGCCAGACCGTCTACCGCTGGGCGACCACCCAGCTGCCGGCCATCGCCCGCCAGGTGTGCGAACGCTCCGGGATCACGCCCGCCGACCTCGCCGGGGTGGTGCTCCACCAGGCCAACCTGCGGATCATCGAGCCGGTCGCGGAGCGGCTCGGCGCGGTCAACGCGGTGGTCGCCAAGGACGTCGTCGACTCCGGGAACACCTCCGCGGCCTCCGTCCCGCTCGCGCTGTCCAAACTGGTCGAACGGCGCGAGATCGCCTCCGGCGACCCGGTGCTGCTGTTCGCCTTCGGCGGCAACCTCTCGTACGCGGGCCAGGTCATCCGCTGCCCCTGAGGGACACCGGGCCGGGCCCCGTCCGTCCGGGACGGGCCCGCCGCGAGACCGGCTAGCCGATGTCCCCCGGGTGCTCGCGCAGGTACAGCGCGCCGCAGGAGTGGCAGAACGGCTCCCCCTGGCGCGTGCCCCAGACCTGGGCCGATTGGGTGGCGGCCGCCGGGGCCAGCTCCCGTCCGCACATCGCGGTGGTGCCCTCCAGCCGCACCATGTGCCAGATCTTCACCGGCGTGTCCGCGTGCGGCAGGACGCCTTCCTCGTACTCGGCGCGCATCTCGTGCTCCATGGGCGCTGCACCTCCTTACGCCCACGATGCGCCAGCGGGCGGGGTGCCACAACGCCAGCCGGGGCGGCTCGACGGCGCCGGGTCAGAACACCGACCAGCCGGTCAGCGTCGTGAAGTGGTCCAGCGCCGCGGCGCCCGCGACGGAGTTGCCGCGGGCGTCGAGGCCGGGGCTCCACACGCACAGGGTGCAGCGGCCGGGGATCACGGCGATGATGCCGCCGCCGACCCCGCTCTTGGCGGGCAGCCCGACGCGGTAGGCGAACTCCCCGGCCGCGTCGTACGTCCCGCAGGTGAGCATCACCGCGTTGATCCGCTTGGCCTCGCGGGCCTCCAGCAGCCGGCTGCCGTCGGCGCGCAGCCCGTGGCGGGCCAGGAAGCCGCCGGCCACGGCCAGGTCCCGGCAGCTCATCTCGATCGAGCACTGCCAGAAGT belongs to Streptomyces sp. NBC_01454 and includes:
- a CDS encoding magnesium and cobalt transport protein CorA, translating into MISNLRKAVRLPQPRTRGVDLSHPARSPLGTAVVNCAVYVDGVRQNGDHPADVAIRRVRDSGNGFVWIGLHEPSEAEFAGIVELFGLHPLAVEDAVQAHQRPKLEHYDDSLFTVFKTVRYVEHDRLTDSSEVVETGEIMVFTGTDFVITVRHGGHGSLGPLREQLESVPEQLALGPSAVLHAVADLVVDDYLEVTADVQIDIDDVESEVFSVRGSGGAGRIYQLKRELLELRRAVAPLDGPMQELATRPMREVDPRITTYFRDVADHLDRVTEQITAFDELLNSILQAHLAQVTVAQNEDMRRISAWVAILAVPTMVCGVYGMNFDHMPEKHWTFGYPLVMVLIFAACWVIHRGFKRNGWL
- a CDS encoding helix-turn-helix transcriptional regulator; translated protein: MSETSARLLRLLSLLQAPREWPGSELAGRLGVTSRTVRRDIERLRELGYPVHATLGKEGGYRLAAGTAMPPLLLDDEEAVAIAVGLRAAAGQAVTGIEEASVRALAKLEQVLPARLRRRVGALGAATVPLPAGDGPAVDPELLSVLAAAVAGQERLRFRYRAGAGPRSSRLVEPHRLVASGRRWYLVAYDNDREDWRIFRVDRLSEPFPTGVRTPPRTPPAADAGAYVRERMQGMAAVHRAVATVRAPAAEVAARLGGPAAGTVEPLDEASCRWRSAPDSLEWLALRLAVLGHEFTVHEPPELAAYLRAMGARVRRAAGAAEADDGEGER
- a CDS encoding heavy metal translocating P-type ATPase, whose protein sequence is MTTAIGEHGVELQIGGMTCASCAARIEKKLNRMEGVTATVNYATERAKVTLAEGSGVGTADLIATVEKTGYTAVLPRPPAAAPAAAQRSGGEARGTADSADEAAGTPGGAADPLAALRQRLLISLVLSVPVVLMAMVPPLQFTYWQWLSLTLAAPVVAYGAWPFHRAAWTNLRHGAATMDTLISMGTLAAMGWSLWALFFGTAGMPGMTHPFELTLTRTDGGSALYLEAAAGVTTFILAGRYAEARAKRTAGAALRALLELGAKDVTVLREGREIRVPTAELRIGDRFTVRPGEKIATDGTVREGSSAIDASMLTGESVPVEVSPGDTVTGATVNAGGRLVVEATRVGADTQLARMGRLVEEAQNGKAAAQRLADRISAVFVPVVIALALGTLGYWLATGAGAAAAFTAAVAVLIIACPCALGLATPTALMAGTGRGAQLGILLKGPEVLESTRRVDTVVLDKTGTVTTGVMTLTEVHLAEGATEAEVLRLAGALEHASEHPVARAVATEAAARTGTLPAPAAFANVPGLGVTGEVEGHAVVVGRAQLLERWEQPLPPALATARAEAEARGRTAVAVGWDGAARAVLVVSDAVKPTSAEAVRRLRALGLTPVLLTGDNRAVAASVAAEVGIDEVIAEVLPEDKVAVVERLRSEGRSVAMVGDGVNDAAALATADLGLAMGTGTDAAIEAGDLTLVRGDLRAAADAIRLARATLGTIRTNLFWAFGYNVAALPLAAAGLLNPMIAGAAMAFSSVFVVGNSLRLRRFRALAG
- a CDS encoding beta-ketoacyl-ACP synthase III gives rise to the protein MTGSRILALGHYQPSGVLTNEDLARIVDTDDAWIRSRVGIRTRHVAAPDETVDSMAAAAAAKALAASGLAPQDIDLVLVATCTAADRSPNAAARVAARLGLGAPATMDLNVVCSGFTHALATADHAIRAGSTTHALVIGAEKFTDVVDWTDRSTCVLVGDGAGAAVVSASPEPQIGPVLWGSVPQMGGAVRIEGEPARFSQEGQTVYRWATTQLPAIARQVCERSGITPADLAGVVLHQANLRIIEPVAERLGAVNAVVAKDVVDSGNTSAASVPLALSKLVERREIASGDPVLLFAFGGNLSYAGQVIRCP